The sequence GGAGCACCGGGCTGCCGGGGTTCTTCCGCCAGCCGCGGATGAAGACGATGGTCAGCACCACGACCATGATCAAGGCGCCGACCTGCGGAATGACCTGCCAGTGGTCGAACCCGGTCAGGAACTCGACCGGGCGGGGCCGCCCTTCGACATTCGGATTCGCAACCCGGGGGTCGACTTCGGTGCGCCCGACGGCCGCGAACAACCCTAGGAAGCCGAGCCACGCAAACAGTGAGATCCACCGCCCCCAGTTCGGGCCTGTGCGCGCAGTGCCCGGAGACCCAGCCTGTGACTCGAGCGGTGAAGATTCCTGTGTCGTCATGTCAGGCTTCCTCACCGAATCGGTCGACTAGTTGGGAGTTGACGCCGTCCGGGTCGAGTGTCCTTGCCACCAGGTAGCCGGAGCCCATCCACGCGCGGCGGGTCCATTTGCCAAGCGACACACGGGTTCCCGGGGCGCCGGAAGCAGCAGGCATCATCTTGACTCGCTCGAGCGCCTCCTTGACGCCGCGCGGGCTCAACGGATGGGCATCGGTGAAGGCGCGCACCAGAGTGGCGGCGACGTCGTGGTTGACCACCGACACGCAGTACTCGGGTCGACTGCCGTTGTACTTTTCCGCATACCGATCGAGCCATGCCTGCCCGACCGGGTTGTTCTCGTCGTACTGGTCGACGCCGACCCACCCGAGGAACGCGTTCCACATGATCGGGTTGACCCAGGCGTTCTGAAATGCCGTGGTGGTGAACCGGGGCGGTTCCCAGCCGACGGCCTCGAGCGCGGGGTTGATGAACACGATGCCGAAGCCGAATCCCAGGTGCACGATCGCCTGGGCCTTGGCCTCGTACAGCGTACTCACGGCTTCGTTGATGTCCTGTGCCGTCTGCGCGATCGCCACCTCTGCCACGATCCGGACACCTTTTCTGGCACAGGCACTTCGGAGGTTCCTAAGGTAGCTCTCGCCGATCAGGCTCTGCTCGACCAGCACTCCGATCTCGGTCAGTCCCCGTTTCGCCACCAAGTCGGTCAAGAAGATCGGCTCGTCGGTCATCGATCCCTGGGGGAACGCGAAGGTCCACTCGCCAAGCCAGTCGTCGGTACCCGTCACGCTGATGGCCGGAACCTTGAACCGCTCTTCGATCGCCTCGCGCACCGGAACGCAGTTGTCGGTGATGTTCGGGCCGAACACCACCAGGCAACCTTCGTCGACCAACTCGCCGTGAGCGTCGATCACCGATTTGACCGAGCCCTTGGGCAGGCCTTCCACCTCGCGGTAGATCATCTGCACGGGCCGGTCCATCAATCCTTGTTGGACCGCCTCCTCGAAAACGAGGTCGAAGGTCTGGGTGAACGAGGCTTTCAGCTCCTCGGGGAATCCCGGTGGCAACGTGAAGTCCATCAGGTAGCCGACTTTGATCGGCTCGGCCGTGCTCTCGTAGGACATGCAGCCTCCTGCTGTGTGCGAGCCGTCAGTCGATGGGGGGTTGTTCGGCCAGGTAGGCGTCGATCATCTCGACGAGACCTCGGGTCACCGTCTTATCGTCGGTCAGCGGCCCGGCGATCGCCGCGCGCGCCGCATCGCGGGGGCTCAGTCCCTCGGCGATGAGTTGGCCCGCGGCGATCAACACACGCGTCGACGCCACCTCACGCAAACCACCGGTCTCCAGCCGGCGGATGGCCTGCCCGAGCCGGACGAGTTCGGCGGCGCGTTCGTGCCCAACGCCCGCCTCGTTGACGAGGATCTTCTCCTCGACATCCGGCGTGGGAAAGCCGAAGTCGATGGCGACCATGCGCTGACGGGTCGAGTCCTTGAGGTCTTTCAACACGCTCTGGTATCCGGGGTTGTAGGACACGACAAGGCAGAAACCCGGTGCCGCATCCAATGTCTGGCCGAGCCGCTCGAGCGGCAGTTGGCGCCGGTGATCGGCCAGCGGGTGCAGCACCACCGTGGTGTCCTGGCGCGCCTCGACGACCTCGTCGAGATAGCAGATCGCCCCTTCGCGTACCGCTCGGGTGAGCGGGCCGTCGACCCACTCGGTGTCACCGCCGCGAAGCAGGAAGCGTCCCACGAGATCCGCGGTGGTCAGGTCGTCGTGGCAGGAGACGGTGACGAGCGGACGGTCCAGATCGTGGGCCATCGCTTCGACGAACCGTGTCTTGCCGCAGCCCGTCGGACCCTTCAGCACGACGGACAGGCCCTGTCGGTACGCGGCCTTGAACACCTGCTCTTCGTTGGCCACTGGCACGTAGTAGGGGCGCGGCGGCTTCACCGGCATCGTTTCCTCTCTCGGCTTCCGCTTTCGAGCACACTAGCGCGGAACAGATGTTTGGTTCAAGACTGTAAGTCTCATAAAACCTTGCGGCGCAGGTCCGCGGTCCGCAGTGCGGCACGAAACAGCGGTCCGATGACGTCGGCGAGCTGCGTCGGCTTGGGTATGGACGCGTGCGCCGCGCTGCCGAACACCTTGCGCAGTTCGCCGGTGTCGGTGCCCGCGCCGATCGTCAGGCACAGGCAGCCGATCCCCTGCTGACGGGCTTCGGATAGCGCGCGGCGGGCGTCGGCGGCGCCGTGGACGCGTTCATAGCCGTGGTCGTAGGCCAGTCCGTCGGAGAGCACGACGAGCAGTCGTCGGGATGTACCGGCCTTCTCGCTGATCACCGCGGTGCCGTGGCGAATCGCCGCGCCCAGCCTGGAGTACGCCCCTGGCGTGAGGCTGGCCAGCCGCTGCGACACCTTCGCGTTCAGGTTCTCGTCGAAGCGCTTGACGGGAAACATGTGCACGGTGGACCGCCCCTGTGACTGATAGGCGTAGAGCGCAACGCGATCGCCGAGCTCGTGCAGCGCGATGGTCAGCGCCGCGGCGGCCGTTCGCTGCTGTTCGTGCACCGTCTGGCCGAAAGTCCCTGCCTCTGCGGAGGATCCGGAGACGTCGAGCAGCACGAGCACGGCCAGATCGCGTCGGCGCCGCAGACTGTCGACATACACGGCCTCGGCGGGCGCCGACCCCGCAAGCAATTCCACCCGCGCCTCGACCGCCGCGTCGACGTCGATGTCGTCACCCTGCGCCTGGCGGTGGGCGCGGTCCAGTCCGATGCCGAGTCGGGTCAGCGGCCTGCGCAGCGCATGGACATCGGGGCGTTCCAGTTGGCGGCCCTGCTTGGCGGGCGCGTCGATCTCGTGGACGGTGCACCAGTCGGGCTTGTAGCGCCTCCGGTGGACATCCCACTCCGGGTACTTCCGACCCTCCCCCTCACCGGCCGCGGCGTCGTCGCCTTCAGACGGTGGAGTCGCCGTCGACGTGACCAGACCCGCACCGCGAATTCCGTTGTGCGAACGATGTGTTTGTGTGTCGGCGCCGGGTGGCCCATTGCCGTTGAGTTGTCTGACCCGGCTCAGCATGCGCTGCAGCAGCTTGCCGATCGCACCACCGCCACCGACCGGGCTGGAGAACGGATCCCCGTCGTCGCCGACGACACCATCGGCATCGTCGTCGAGTTCGGCGAGGTTCTTCGACGGGTCGCGGCGGGGGCTGTGGCCCCCCTCGCCGTCTGCTTGACCGACACTCGCTTGGGTGGCGAGCAGGTTTCGAGGCTTCAGCACACCGAAGCTGACGGGCGGGTCGGTAACCTCACCGCTCACGGCGACGGCAAGCGACTCCGCGGGCGAGCCGACGCGCGCGGCCACATCGAGGTCGATGAGCGATCGCACGGAATACGGCAGCAAGTCCTCGTTGGCGGCCAACGCGCGGTGGCCTTCCACGGCGAGGTACTTCCTGGCCAACGCGGCTCGGCGACCGAGTTTCCGCAGGACTTCGGGGTCGAGACCGCCACCGGCGAGCAGCGACGCCTGTACGGTGACCGATTCGAGCTGCCGCTTGGGCGGTTGCGACGCATCGACGAAAACCGTGATGCCGTCGGTCCACGCGGGCTCGCCGGGGCCGCCCGATGCCACCGCCAGCGTGCGGCCCGCCAGCGCCGACGCCAGCAGGGCAAGCCGCTGCGGACCGTCGTCGTCGACCGTCGTCGGACCCGTCTCCACCAGACCTCGCTTGTTGACCAAATATCTGTTCCGACAGTAGTGTCCGGACCCGGGCCAGTCAACGAGCCGGGAGCAGTCATGATCACCTTCGAGGGACAGGTTGCGGTCGTCACAGGTGCCGGGCGCGGGCTCGGCCGCCTCTATGCGATGGAGTTGGCACGACGTGGCGCGTCGGTCGTCGTCAACGATCTCGGCGGGACCATGCACGGCGCAGGCGCCGACAGGTCCGTGGCCGGCCAGGTCGTCGAGGAGATCGCAGCGGCGGGCGGAACCGCTGTCCCGTCTCACGACTCCGTCGACCGTGCGCGGCCTCGCCTGCCGCGCCGAGCCTGCTGACAGATCGCGAAACAGCGACGTTTCGCGATCTCCCCGCAGTGTCGAGCCCCTGATGCGACCCGTCTGAGCGGCGCTTTCCTCGCGTCGGGCCACCAGGCGCGGACCGGGCCTTCTGGTAGCGTTAACCAAACATTGGGTCAGTCAGGCAAACCCGCGACGGGAGTCAGCAGCCGTGGAGGTGTTGTGGGGCGTCCGCCGGTGACGCCGACGAACGCCGGCCAGGCCTACGGCGACGGCACCAGACGCACCGAGATCCTGCAAACCGCGGCGTCGTTGATCGCCAGCTCCGGCCTGCGCACCTCGCTTCAGGAGATCGCGGACGCGGCCGGCATCCTTCCCGGCAGCTTGTATCACCATTTCGAGTCGAAGGAAGCGATCCTCGTCGAGTTGCTCAATCGGTATCACGCCGATCTGGATCGCATCGCCGAGCACGCGCAGGGGAAGCTGGACGACCCGACGTCGTTGTCGGCCTTTGACCGGATCGTCGATCTCAGCGCCGCGATCGCGCAGTGCGCGGTGACCCACGGCGCGGCGCTGCAGATGACCTTCTACGAGGGACACGGTCCGAACAAGGAACTCACCGCCCTGGCGCAACAGCGGCCGACGGCGATCCTGGACGCGATGGCGCAGACGTTGCGGGCCGCCCGCTGGAGCGGCTATCTGCAGTCCGATGTCGACCTGCCCGTCCTCGCCGACCGGCTCGTCCAGGTAATGCTGCAGGTCGGGCTCGACGTGATCCGGTACAACGCCAGCGCCGACAAACTGGCCGATCTGCTGTGCCGGATCCTGTTGGAGGGCCTGGCAACTGGCTCACCAACCGATGCGCAACTCGACGGGTCGGCCGCGTTCATCGCGGCTGACGATGTGGTGAAGTCGTGGAGCGACGACGCCGACGCCGAACCCGGCGACAAGGCGGCCCATGTCCGAGCAGTCGCGCGCGCGGAGTTCGGCCGCAAAGGCTATGAGGTCACGACCATCAGGGATATCGCGTCGGCCGCCCAACTCGGCACCGGCACGGTGTACCGCCTGATCGGGTCGAAGGATCAACTGCTGGCGTCGATCATGCAGTCGTTCGGCGAGAAGGTCGCCGAGGGCTGGACCCGCGTGCTGCGCTCCAACTCATCGGTGATCGAGAAGCTCGATGCATTGAGCTGGGTCAACACCAACGTGCTCGACCGCTTCGGAGACGAGTTCCGCATCCAGCTGGCCTGGATGCGGCAGTCTCCCCCAGACGCACCGAACATCGGCTGGCTCTTCGGCAAGCGCATACGGCAGATGAAAACGCTGCTGGCCGAGGGTATTCGAGCCGGCGAGATCGCGGTCGACAGCCCGGCGAACGAGACGCTGGCGCGGTCGGTCATCGGCGTCGGATGGATACCGGAGAACATCCTGCACGAACTCGGCACGCGGGCGTCGCTCATTCACCAACGCAACACGATGTTGCGCGGAGTCGTAGCGAACGCCGACCGACAGCTCTGACCTGCCGGAAAGCCCATTCTCGAAAATGTGGCCGTGCTTCTCTGAAATGGAGAGTACGTTGTTGGAGCATGCAAACGGTTCGTAGCTTCTGTCGAGTGTGCACATCGGTCTGTGGGATCCTCGTCGACGTCGAAGGCGACGAGGTGATCCGCGTCCGTGGCGATCAGGACCACCCGTTCTCCCGGGGTTACACGTGTGCCAAGGGGCGTGCGCTGCCGCAGTTGCACCACCATCCGGACCGACTCGAACGGCCGCAGATGCGGGTCGACGGCCGGCTGCAGGACACCACTTGGGACGCATGTCTGGACGACCTGAGCACACGGCTCAAGGACATCATCGACCGCCACGGCCCGCAGTCGGTCGGCTTCTACTTCAGCACCATGGAGAGTGCCGGGTTCCGGATGGCGGAGGCCTTGCACGCGGCGATCGGCACCCCGGCCAAGTTCAGCCCGCTCACCATCGACGGCACGGCCAAGCCGTTGGTTTCCGACCTGGTCGGCGGATTCATGGGCCTCTCCGGCCGAACGGATTTCGACAAGACCGACTTCTTGCTGCTCGTCGGCGTGAATCCCGTTGTCTCGCATGGTCACGCGATCTCGATGCCCAATCCCACCGGAACGGTCCGCGAGATCGCCAAGAGGGGGCAGGTGTGGGTCATCGACCCGCGGCGCACGGAGACGGCGCGGCTGGCGACCGGCCACCTTGCGCCGCGTCCGAGCACCGACCATGCGGTGCTCGCGTTCCTGGTTCGCGAGATCCTGCGCGACGGCATGAAGAAGGATGTGCCGGTTCAAGGCGTCGATGCGCTGGCGGCGGCGGTCGAGCCGTTCACCGTGGAGCACACCGCCATGTTCGCGGACGTACCCGAACCCGATTTGATGCACCTGTGCGACGCGGTGCGCAGCGCAACGTGCGTCGCGATCGAGACCGGGACAGGTGTCACCATGACGGCCGATCGGGCCAACGTCACCCAATGGCTTGCATGGGTGCTGATGATCCTCACCGGCGCGATGAACCGGCCGGGCGGAACCTGGTTCCATCCCGGATTCGCCTATCAGCTCGAGACTTTCGGCGACCTGCTGCCGATAACACCGATCGAAGGGTCCTTCGGTCCGGGCCCGAGCAGCCGCCCGGAGGCGCAGGCGTTCATCAACGAATGGCCGTGCGCGGTGCTGCCCGACGAGGTCGAGGCGGGCAACATCCGCGCCCTCATCAACGTCGGCGGCAGCCTCGTCACGTCGTTTCCCGAGACGGGTAAGCTGATCCCGGCACTGCAGAACCTCGAACTGTTCGCGACCACCGAGATCATCGACAACGAGACCACCCAGTTGGCCACTCATGTCCTGCCGACCAAGGACCCGTTGGAACGGCCGGACATCACTATTCACGACATCCTGAGTTCACGCGTGTCCGTGCAGTACACCCCCGCGGTGGTGGAGCCGGTCGGCGAGCGCAGATCGATGTGGTGGGTGTTCGCCGAGATCGGCACGCGACTCGGGTATGAGATGGGCAATCTCGGCGATCCGGCGACGAGCACCGACGACGATGTGCTCACGGTGTTACTGGCCGGCGCCAGAAGCAAATACGACGAAGTGGCGGAAAAGGGTTGGGCGGAGGCCGCTCGCGAGCTGCCGGCGGCATGGGTCGACGAGCACATCGAGCGGATGGGCGGTTGGCGGCTGGCCCCGCCGCTGCTGGTCGACCAGCTCGCGGCCCTGGAAGCACCGGCCCCGTTGGTCATGGTTCCTCGACGGCAACGCAAGAAGCTCAATGCCCAGCTCGACATCCTCGGCGAGCCCGCCGAGATACTCGTCCATCCCGCTGATGGTGCTGCGGCGGGCGTGATCAGCGGTCAGCCGGTGACCGTCCGCAGCGCGAACGGCGAACTGACCGGCATCGCGAAGGTCGATGATTCGATCCGGCGCGGAGCGGTGTCGATTCCGCACGGCCACCACGCGGCCAACGTCAACCGGCTGACGAGCAAGGACGACATCGACGTGGTCACGGGCATGGTGCGCTATTCGGGTATACCGGTCAGCCTGCACCCGGCGTGACTAGCCGAGTCTGACCGGCAGCTTGGCCCATCCGCGCACACTCGCTGTGTGCGCCTTCGCGGCGTTGTCGTAGTCGACTTCCCAGTCGGGCCAGCGCTTGAGTACCTCTTCGAGCACCACTCGCGCCTGCATGCGCGCGAGCGCCGATCCGAGGCAGAAATGCAACCCCTGCCCGAAGCTGAGATGCGCACCGCCGCGGTGGATGTCGAAGCGGTCCGGATCGGCGAAATGCCGTTCATCCCGGTTGGCAGAGCCGTTGAGCAGTAGCATCACCGAGCCCTCGGGAATGACCTGGCCCAGGCATTCGGTATCTCGCGCGAGCGTGCGCGCCTGCACGGGAGACGGTGCCTCGTAACGCAATACCTCCTCGATCGCCCGGGGTATCAACGAGAAATCGTTCGCAAGCTCATGGCGCTGGTCCGGGTGCTCGGCGAGGAGTTGACCCGCGAAGCCGATCAACCGCGTCGTCGTCTCGTTGCCTGCGCCCGCGATCATGCCGGTGTACATCAGCACCTCGGTCCGAGTCAGCCGCCGGCGTGTGCCATCCTCATCCACCTCGGCGTTGAGAAGTTGGGTCATCAGGTCGTCGGAGGGATGGTCGGCCCGCCAGTCGATGTACTCGGCGAACAGCCGGTAGCTGTTGTCGAACAAATCCTGACGTACTCCGCCGAACTTCCCGTCCTTCAGCGTTAGCGAGTCGTTGGAGGTGTCGCGAATGGTCGCCTGGTTGTCCTCGGGAATGCCCAGCAGGTATCCGATTGTCTGCATCGGGATCATCGCACCGATGTCTCCGATGAAGTCGAACCGGTCCGAGCCAACCAGTGGCTCGATCGCGCGCACGCAGTACTCCCGCGTCAGCGGCTCGATCGCCTCCATCCGCCGTGGTGTGAAGACCCGAGAGAGCAACTTGCGATGGAGGTCATGAATGGGTGGGTCCTCGAACAGGATGATCCCGGGAGGGACATCCATGCCGCTGAGGATGACGTCGATCGTGGTGCCGCGCCCCGACCGATAGGTGTCCCAGTTGTGCAGCTCGCGGGCGACGTCCTCATAGCGGCTCAGCGCATAGAAGTTGTATTTCTCGTTGAAGTACAACGGCGCCTCGTCCCGCAGCCGCTTCCAGACCGGGTAGGGATCGTCGTCGATCGCGAAATCGTAAGGGTCGTAATAGACGTCGACCGCGCTCGCGTCCGTCATCGCGCCGCCTCGGACATGACGACCTCGCCGACCCGCTTCAGGTACGGCCAGGCGATGTCCGGCGGCACACCGCCGCACAGCGGCGAAAGGTTCAGCACCTCACCGGCACGCACCCGCGTCACCGCTTCGGAGACGCTGTAGATCCGATGCGACGTCGGGTTGGCCCGAAGCTCGTCGACCGTCTTCACATCGGAGAAGCCCGCGCTGTAGTCGTTGCCCGGATTCCAGTCGGCGTACGCGCGCACGTCGTGCAGCAGGTACTGACCGATTTCGTCCCACGCCTTGTCGACGTCGTCGGCGACGAAGCAGACGGACGGGGTTTCGCGGTCCGGTAGGAAGATCGGCCCGGGTTCGTGCCCGTGCTCATGACAGGCCTCCTGGTATGCCTCCTGCATACCGTCGACGTTCGCGTTGCCGAGCATGCCGAGCCCGTATCGGCCTGCCCGCCGCGCCGCCGCCACCGAGCCGCCGCCCCACATCAGCATCGGGCCGCCCTCGGTGTACGGCTGCGGTGTGGCGTTGATGCGTCTGCCGTCGAAAATCGCCTCGCCGGAGAGCAGTTCGCGCAGCAGGGCCAGTTTCTCGTCGGCGAGCCGCCCGCGGCTGCGCATGTCCACACCGAAGTGTTCGAACTCCTCCGGCCGGTAGCCGAGCGCGAGGATGTAGGTGGCGCGGCCCTTGCTGATGATGTCGAGCACCGCCATGTCCTCGGCGAGGCGGACCGGGTCGTAGAACGGCAGCAGCAGAATCAGGCTGAGCGGGAGGCGTTGGGTGCGTCCGGCGATCGCGGCGGCGAGGATGAGCGGCGACGGTAGATAGCCGTCGTGCGCGCCGTGATGTTCGCAGAGCACGGCGGCGAGGGCGCCGTGGTTCTCGGCCCATTCGCACATGTCCGTCGCGGCGGAGTACAGCTCCACCGTCGGCGCGCCGATCTCGGGAGCGCGCATGTCAAAACGGAGCATGTACATGGCGCCTCCAGTGCTCGATTTCTGCCCTATGGCTGTTCTAGCAGCGAATTCACGACCGTCATGCAGAAATCGCCGAGTCGGCTCATTCGAAGGCGTGCCGCGGCAAGGTGCTCGGCATGTCGAGGCTGCTGAGCAGCCCTGCGGGCGCGTCGATGACGTACGGGATGGCGTTGACGACGCGCATGGCGGTGGCGGCCATCGCGGCGCGGCCCGCCCCGTACCCTTCGGCGTCGCCGAGATTCATCGCGCAGTGGATGTCGGGGTCCCCCTCGATGTCGACGCGATAGGTGGCGTCGAACTCCGATGTCGGCCAGTCGGGCGCGACATCGCGGACCATCCGAATGATGTGTTCGATCACGATCGCCTCCCGGCCGTTGACCACCCCGGCCGCCCTGGTGAGCACCGCCCCGCAGGTGCCCGCCGCGATGGTGCCGAAAGCGACCTCGATATCGCGCTCGGTGAGCCGCCTGTCCAGCGAGCCGCGGACCTCGGAGACATCGACACCGAGGCCGTCGGCCATCAGATGGATCGGCGCCTTCCACGCCATCCAGCAGAAGCAGGGGGTGCAGGCGGCGATCGCGGACGCTCAGGTAGATGCCTGCGACGGTGAACAGAATGCCGCTGGCCCAGCCGAAGATCACCGCGCCCGTGAGCAGGGGCGTCAACTCGGTGTTCACCGCTCGCGCTCGTCCCGTGCGCCGCCACGGGCTTCAGGGTCGAAGTACAGCACCAGGACGAAGATTACAGCGATCAGCCCGAACAGCGTGCCGAGCATGATGAGTTGGCCCACGACGGCCCCTTCCGCATGTCCTCCAGATCGATAATAGTGGACACTATTAAAACCGGTTGGTCAAGGCCGTCTAGGGTGGAGCGCTGTGAACACGTCGGGCCGGGCCGTGCGCAGGCCCCCGGGCGAGGCGCGTCGACTTCTGCTCGACGCCGCCCGTGAGCTGTTCGCGCGCAAGGACTATCGCAGCACGACAACACGTGAGATCGCCGAGACCGCAGGCGTCACGGAGTATCTCTTGTTCCGCCACTTCGGCTCCAAGGCCGGACTGTTCCGCGAAGCGCTGGTGCTGCCCTTCACGAGTATCGTCGATGAGTTCGCCGCGACCTGGCAGACCATCGATCACGAGGCGACCGTCGAGGAGGAATTGGCGCGCCACTTCGTCGAACGGGTCTACGACGTGGTCGTCGAACGCCGGGGTCTGCTTCTCACGCTGGTCGCATCCGAGGCGTTCAGCGACGAGGAGATCGCCGACGCGGGAATCGCCGACATCAGGCGGGCGCTCGGGGTGCTCGGCCGGATCAGCGGCGAGGGAATGCAGTTGCGCGGAATGCAGTCCAGCCAGCCGGATCTGGCTGCGCATTCGACGATGGCGATGATCGTCGGCATGGTCGCGCTGCGGTCGACCTTCTTCGGCACGAAGCCGCCCTCACGGGACGCGATCGTCGATGAACTCGTTCAAGCCACCCTGCACGGTTTCCTGCACCGCGGCGATTAGCCGCGCAGGGTGGCGTGGGGGCTCTGGCCGTAGGCCGACCGGTAGCTCGCCGCGAACCGGCCCGTGTGAGCGAAGCCCCACCGCCGCGCGATTTCCGCGACGGTGACCGTCATCCGGTTGCCGGCCTGCAGGTCGCGATGCGCGTGGTTGAGGCGGACCGTGCGCACGTACTGCATAGGCGTGCAGTCGAGATGTCTGCGGAACATGTATTGAATCGCGCGGGGCGATACGGACACCGCTTCGGCAATGTCTGCGAGAGAGATGTCGCGCTGGGCGTTGTCGTCGATGAAGGCGATGGCCCGGCCCAGCAGCGTCGGCGTGCTGTCGTGCCGATCGACCGCGGTGGGTTCCGTCAGTGCCGTATTGGGGTAGGCCGTCAGGATGGCGGCCGCCAGATGGCGTTGCGCCGCACCCGCGATCAGCGGATTCTGCGCCGCATCCGGGTCGGCCGCGACGGTGTCGCGCATGTAGTCGATCGCAGCGGCCAATTGCCGATTCGCCGCGTCCGACACCGGCGCCGACCCGGTGAGCCGCACGTCGCCGCCGCCGCGATTCTCCGCCAACTGTCCGAGGAAGGCCTTGTCGATGAGAACGGTGTCCCAGCGGCCGCGGTGACAGGCCCCGCTGAACGGCTCGGCCTCGAGTGCGCCTATTGCGCCGACCCGACCGGGTCCGAACACCTCGGGAGGTCCCTGCTTGGTGGCCAATTCCATGGCCCCGGAACGCAGTCGAGCCAGCAGAATCTTCTCGGGCGGCACCATGGTGAAGCTGAAGGTGTAGCCGAAGTCGGCTTCGTCGATACTCGTCGATCCGACGAGCGACCGCACGAT is a genomic window of Mycobacterium sp. ITM-2016-00318 containing:
- a CDS encoding cytochrome P450 codes for the protein MTDASAVDVYYDPYDFAIDDDPYPVWKRLRDEAPLYFNEKYNFYALSRYEDVARELHNWDTYRSGRGTTIDVILSGMDVPPGIILFEDPPIHDLHRKLLSRVFTPRRMEAIEPLTREYCVRAIEPLVGSDRFDFIGDIGAMIPMQTIGYLLGIPEDNQATIRDTSNDSLTLKDGKFGGVRQDLFDNSYRLFAEYIDWRADHPSDDLMTQLLNAEVDEDGTRRRLTRTEVLMYTGMIAGAGNETTTRLIGFAGQLLAEHPDQRHELANDFSLIPRAIEEVLRYEAPSPVQARTLARDTECLGQVIPEGSVMLLLNGSANRDERHFADPDRFDIHRGGAHLSFGQGLHFCLGSALARMQARVVLEEVLKRWPDWEVDYDNAAKAHTASVRGWAKLPVRLG
- a CDS encoding molybdopterin-dependent oxidoreductase; this encodes MQTVRSFCRVCTSVCGILVDVEGDEVIRVRGDQDHPFSRGYTCAKGRALPQLHHHPDRLERPQMRVDGRLQDTTWDACLDDLSTRLKDIIDRHGPQSVGFYFSTMESAGFRMAEALHAAIGTPAKFSPLTIDGTAKPLVSDLVGGFMGLSGRTDFDKTDFLLLVGVNPVVSHGHAISMPNPTGTVREIAKRGQVWVIDPRRTETARLATGHLAPRPSTDHAVLAFLVREILRDGMKKDVPVQGVDALAAAVEPFTVEHTAMFADVPEPDLMHLCDAVRSATCVAIETGTGVTMTADRANVTQWLAWVLMILTGAMNRPGGTWFHPGFAYQLETFGDLLPITPIEGSFGPGPSSRPEAQAFINEWPCAVLPDEVEAGNIRALINVGGSLVTSFPETGKLIPALQNLELFATTEIIDNETTQLATHVLPTKDPLERPDITIHDILSSRVSVQYTPAVVEPVGERRSMWWVFAEIGTRLGYEMGNLGDPATSTDDDVLTVLLAGARSKYDEVAEKGWAEAARELPAAWVDEHIERMGGWRLAPPLLVDQLAALEAPAPLVMVPRRQRKKLNAQLDILGEPAEILVHPADGAAAGVISGQPVTVRSANGELTGIAKVDDSIRRGAVSIPHGHHAANVNRLTSKDDIDVVTGMVRYSGIPVSLHPA
- a CDS encoding LLM class flavin-dependent oxidoreductase, with the protein product MYMLRFDMRAPEIGAPTVELYSAATDMCEWAENHGALAAVLCEHHGAHDGYLPSPLILAAAIAGRTQRLPLSLILLLPFYDPVRLAEDMAVLDIISKGRATYILALGYRPEEFEHFGVDMRSRGRLADEKLALLRELLSGEAIFDGRRINATPQPYTEGGPMLMWGGGSVAAARRAGRYGLGMLGNANVDGMQEAYQEACHEHGHEPGPIFLPDRETPSVCFVADDVDKAWDEIGQYLLHDVRAYADWNPGNDYSAGFSDVKTVDELRANPTSHRIYSVSEAVTRVRAGEVLNLSPLCGGVPPDIAWPYLKRVGEVVMSEAAR
- a CDS encoding ABC transporter substrate-binding protein, translating into MSYESTAEPIKVGYLMDFTLPPGFPEELKASFTQTFDLVFEEAVQQGLMDRPVQMIYREVEGLPKGSVKSVIDAHGELVDEGCLVVFGPNITDNCVPVREAIEERFKVPAISVTGTDDWLGEWTFAFPQGSMTDEPIFLTDLVAKRGLTEIGVLVEQSLIGESYLRNLRSACARKGVRIVAEVAIAQTAQDINEAVSTLYEAKAQAIVHLGFGFGIVFINPALEAVGWEPPRFTTTAFQNAWVNPIMWNAFLGWVGVDQYDENNPVGQAWLDRYAEKYNGSRPEYCVSVVNHDVAATLVRAFTDAHPLSPRGVKEALERVKMMPAASGAPGTRVSLGKWTRRAWMGSGYLVARTLDPDGVNSQLVDRFGEEA
- a CDS encoding CbbQ/NirQ/NorQ/GpvN family protein, encoding MPVKPPRPYYVPVANEEQVFKAAYRQGLSVVLKGPTGCGKTRFVEAMAHDLDRPLVTVSCHDDLTTADLVGRFLLRGGDTEWVDGPLTRAVREGAICYLDEVVEARQDTTVVLHPLADHRRQLPLERLGQTLDAAPGFCLVVSYNPGYQSVLKDLKDSTRQRMVAIDFGFPTPDVEEKILVNEAGVGHERAAELVRLGQAIRRLETGGLREVASTRVLIAAGQLIAEGLSPRDAARAAIAGPLTDDKTVTRGLVEMIDAYLAEQPPID
- a CDS encoding TetR/AcrR family transcriptional regulator; protein product: MGRPPVTPTNAGQAYGDGTRRTEILQTAASLIASSGLRTSLQEIADAAGILPGSLYHHFESKEAILVELLNRYHADLDRIAEHAQGKLDDPTSLSAFDRIVDLSAAIAQCAVTHGAALQMTFYEGHGPNKELTALAQQRPTAILDAMAQTLRAARWSGYLQSDVDLPVLADRLVQVMLQVGLDVIRYNASADKLADLLCRILLEGLATGSPTDAQLDGSAAFIAADDVVKSWSDDADAEPGDKAAHVRAVARAEFGRKGYEVTTIRDIASAAQLGTGTVYRLIGSKDQLLASIMQSFGEKVAEGWTRVLRSNSSVIEKLDALSWVNTNVLDRFGDEFRIQLAWMRQSPPDAPNIGWLFGKRIRQMKTLLAEGIRAGEIAVDSPANETLARSVIGVGWIPENILHELGTRASLIHQRNTMLRGVVANADRQL
- a CDS encoding nitric oxide reductase activation protein NorD; translated protein: METGPTTVDDDGPQRLALLASALAGRTLAVASGGPGEPAWTDGITVFVDASQPPKRQLESVTVQASLLAGGGLDPEVLRKLGRRAALARKYLAVEGHRALAANEDLLPYSVRSLIDLDVAARVGSPAESLAVAVSGEVTDPPVSFGVLKPRNLLATQASVGQADGEGGHSPRRDPSKNLAELDDDADGVVGDDGDPFSSPVGGGGAIGKLLQRMLSRVRQLNGNGPPGADTQTHRSHNGIRGAGLVTSTATPPSEGDDAAAGEGEGRKYPEWDVHRRRYKPDWCTVHEIDAPAKQGRQLERPDVHALRRPLTRLGIGLDRAHRQAQGDDIDVDAAVEARVELLAGSAPAEAVYVDSLRRRRDLAVLVLLDVSGSSAEAGTFGQTVHEQQRTAAAALTIALHELGDRVALYAYQSQGRSTVHMFPVKRFDENLNAKVSQRLASLTPGAYSRLGAAIRHGTAVISEKAGTSRRLLVVLSDGLAYDHGYERVHGAADARRALSEARQQGIGCLCLTIGAGTDTGELRKVFGSAAHASIPKPTQLADVIGPLFRAALRTADLRRKVL